Proteins encoded together in one Aurantiacibacter aquimixticola window:
- a CDS encoding FAD-binding oxidoreductase has translation MMATLAETSLTDSLAASGADVLTDEATLDYFAHDIFSRGADLSAVVRPSNKEQLAAAIRAATNAGHAVAPRGGGMSYTGGYTQTAPGTVLFDLAAMDRILEVNEEDMWVRVEAGCTWAALHEKLAPLGLRTPMWGTLSGLKATVGGGMSQNGIFWGTARHGTAVQSCLSLEVALADGTLMQVGKNFMRPYGPDLTGLFLADTGALSMKAEITLRLVREAQANAYASFAFDDRQGLLAASSEIERAGIATECFGFDPHLNAIRMKRDSLASDARQLVGMMKKQGGLLKGLKEGAKVALAGRDFLKDANYSLHVLAEGRNQASADADIAAARQIVAERGGREVENTIPKIIRANPFGPLNSILGPDGERWGPIHCLLPHGGAEAFCAALDDRFARHADAMRNAGVHYGILFAAVGGSGMVVEPCLYWPDASNPLIEETMDKSHRARVPELDANADSWALVQRIKQEIVDLMHDHGAAHFQIGRTYRYRDSLDPAADALLQAVKSHVDPRGLMNPGSLGLAG, from the coding sequence ATGATGGCCACCCTTGCCGAAACCTCGCTGACCGACAGCCTCGCTGCCAGCGGTGCAGACGTGCTGACAGACGAGGCGACGCTCGATTATTTCGCCCACGACATCTTCTCGCGCGGGGCCGATCTTTCCGCTGTCGTGCGCCCATCGAACAAGGAGCAGCTCGCTGCCGCCATTCGCGCTGCGACCAATGCAGGCCACGCCGTCGCGCCGCGTGGCGGCGGCATGAGCTACACCGGCGGTTACACCCAAACCGCGCCGGGGACGGTGCTGTTCGATCTTGCCGCGATGGACCGCATTCTCGAAGTGAACGAAGAGGACATGTGGGTCCGCGTCGAAGCGGGTTGCACTTGGGCCGCGCTGCACGAAAAGCTCGCGCCCCTGGGCCTGCGCACGCCCATGTGGGGGACGCTATCGGGCCTGAAGGCCACCGTCGGCGGCGGGATGAGCCAGAACGGCATTTTCTGGGGCACAGCGCGCCACGGAACAGCTGTCCAGAGCTGCCTCTCGCTGGAAGTGGCCCTGGCGGACGGAACGCTGATGCAAGTCGGCAAGAATTTCATGCGCCCCTATGGGCCTGATCTCACCGGCCTGTTCCTGGCCGATACCGGCGCTCTAAGTATGAAAGCGGAAATCACCTTGCGACTGGTTCGGGAGGCGCAGGCAAATGCCTATGCCAGCTTCGCCTTCGACGATCGGCAGGGCTTGCTCGCCGCGTCCTCCGAAATAGAGCGCGCTGGGATTGCCACCGAATGCTTCGGGTTCGATCCCCATCTCAATGCCATCCGTATGAAGCGGGATAGTCTTGCCAGCGATGCGAGGCAGCTTGTCGGCATGATGAAAAAGCAAGGCGGCTTGCTGAAGGGCTTGAAGGAAGGCGCAAAGGTCGCGCTGGCCGGGCGCGATTTCCTGAAGGACGCGAACTATTCGCTGCACGTGCTCGCGGAAGGCCGAAACCAGGCGAGCGCCGATGCCGACATCGCTGCGGCACGACAGATCGTAGCGGAACGTGGCGGTCGCGAAGTCGAGAACACAATCCCGAAGATCATTCGCGCCAACCCGTTCGGTCCGCTCAATTCCATTCTCGGCCCCGACGGTGAGCGCTGGGGGCCGATCCATTGCCTCCTCCCGCATGGCGGGGCCGAGGCGTTCTGCGCGGCCCTCGACGATCGCTTTGCGCGCCACGCCGATGCGATGAGGAACGCTGGCGTGCATTACGGGATTCTTTTTGCCGCGGTGGGCGGTTCTGGCATGGTGGTCGAGCCATGCCTCTATTGGCCGGACGCCTCCAACCCGCTGATCGAGGAAACGATGGACAAGAGCCACCGCGCTCGCGTGCCTGAGCTCGATGCCAATGCGGACAGCTGGGCGCTGGTGCAGCGCATAAAGCAGGAGATCGTCGACCTGATGCACGACCATGGCGCAGCGCATTTCCAGATCGGACGCACCTATCGCTATCGCGACAGCCTCGATCCCGCAGCGGACGCGCTGCTGCAGGCGGTGAAAAGCCATGTCGATCCGCGTGGCCTGATGAACCCCGGTTCGCTAGGCCTCGCCGGATGA
- a CDS encoding TonB-dependent receptor produces the protein MTKARLLNTAAKPLARALAASALLVSGTALAQEADQSATDEVVQDPQAEDGAIIVTAQRRAQNLQDVPAAVTALSAEMLENRQIADTNDLQNQIPNVVISTGTGTANSARIFFRGIGEDESRGAIDPAVGIYIDNVYLGRTVGSLIDLVDVEQIEVLRGPQGTLYGRNTNGGAIKISSVRPQLLENSLAGEFSYGNYDRWSARASANVALGDESAVRLSFLQRERDGYFTLNPNGDFASQAGTRVGDEQVTALRGSIFTELTDNWSFLGIVDYTDDNSEPVPSSIITQSDDPDVVTDRDGDLFTIEPAPGTTCSSFVPAGFQPLGCFTDFESDVQNFGLSGQITGEFDNFTVSSITAYRTLNDNLSTHITFPYFQETDQDQFSQELLLNTNFDGAFNVVTGVYYYTEDAFIDFDFVFPFDVLTETESFAVFGQANVELGALTLTGGLRWTTEDRTVTGNAGGPLAGFGTGIVREFDTDNVTYTGKVDYSFTDDVLVYASYSTGFKTPGASPDCFSPAACFAPVDEESLDAFEVGLRSQFFDGMATFNATYFYNDYQDLQISGTLPNGAFTRINAGAAQIQGVELETSFNPLDGLTIYANGSWLDAEYDDLNFNQAGLLTNSTNTAPGAICTNATATPGSSEYEGQIVDCALGLDLKNAPEWKGLLGFNYEILTGPGEVFFGADLAYESDSFALVANPPGSLVEPGFRVDARIGFEADNERWRVTLWGKNLTDREYFRASTNTNGLGNQAYPAPPLTFGVDVGFRFD, from the coding sequence ATGACGAAGGCACGCCTGCTCAACACCGCTGCAAAACCGCTTGCCCGCGCATTGGCAGCATCTGCTTTGCTGGTGTCCGGCACCGCGCTTGCGCAGGAAGCGGACCAGAGCGCAACGGACGAAGTCGTGCAGGACCCGCAGGCAGAAGACGGTGCGATCATCGTGACCGCCCAGCGCCGGGCGCAGAACCTGCAGGATGTTCCCGCCGCTGTTACCGCTTTGTCTGCCGAAATGCTGGAAAACCGGCAGATCGCCGATACGAACGATCTGCAAAACCAGATACCCAACGTGGTCATTTCGACCGGTACCGGCACCGCCAACTCGGCGCGGATCTTCTTCCGCGGCATCGGCGAGGACGAATCGCGTGGCGCGATCGACCCGGCCGTCGGGATCTATATCGACAACGTCTATCTCGGCCGGACGGTCGGCTCGCTCATCGATCTCGTCGATGTTGAACAGATCGAAGTGCTGCGCGGCCCACAAGGCACGCTCTATGGGCGAAACACCAATGGCGGTGCGATCAAGATCAGCTCGGTGCGCCCGCAGCTTCTCGAAAACTCGCTCGCCGGCGAATTCAGCTACGGCAATTACGATCGCTGGAGCGCGCGCGCCTCGGCCAACGTGGCGCTCGGAGACGAATCTGCGGTGCGCCTGTCCTTCCTTCAACGTGAGCGGGACGGCTATTTCACCCTGAACCCCAATGGCGATTTCGCCAGCCAGGCAGGCACCCGCGTGGGCGATGAGCAGGTGACCGCGCTCCGCGGCAGCATCTTCACAGAATTGACCGACAACTGGTCCTTCCTCGGCATCGTCGATTACACCGACGACAATAGCGAGCCTGTTCCGAGCTCCATCATCACCCAGAGCGACGATCCCGATGTGGTGACCGATCGCGACGGCGACCTGTTCACCATCGAGCCTGCGCCCGGCACCACCTGCTCGTCCTTCGTCCCGGCGGGTTTCCAACCTCTCGGCTGCTTTACCGACTTCGAAAGCGATGTGCAGAATTTCGGCCTGTCCGGCCAGATCACGGGGGAATTCGACAATTTCACCGTGTCTTCGATCACCGCCTATCGCACGCTGAACGACAATCTTTCGACGCACATCACCTTCCCCTATTTTCAGGAGACGGACCAGGACCAGTTCAGCCAGGAGCTGTTGCTGAACACCAATTTCGACGGTGCGTTCAACGTGGTGACCGGTGTCTATTACTACACCGAAGACGCTTTCATTGATTTCGACTTCGTCTTCCCGTTCGACGTGCTCACGGAAACCGAAAGCTTCGCTGTGTTCGGCCAGGCGAATGTCGAGCTTGGCGCACTGACGCTTACCGGCGGCCTGCGCTGGACCACCGAAGATCGCACCGTCACCGGCAATGCCGGCGGTCCACTGGCGGGCTTTGGAACCGGCATCGTCCGCGAATTCGATACGGATAATGTGACCTATACCGGCAAGGTCGATTATTCCTTCACCGACGATGTGCTGGTCTACGCTTCATATTCCACGGGCTTCAAGACACCGGGCGCCTCGCCCGACTGCTTCAGCCCGGCAGCCTGCTTCGCGCCGGTCGATGAGGAGAGCCTGGACGCTTTCGAAGTCGGCCTGCGCTCGCAATTCTTCGATGGGATGGCGACGTTCAACGCCACCTATTTCTACAACGATTATCAGGATTTGCAGATCAGCGGCACGCTTCCCAACGGTGCCTTTACCCGCATCAACGCCGGCGCTGCACAGATCCAGGGTGTGGAGCTCGAAACCAGCTTCAATCCCCTCGACGGCCTGACCATTTACGCGAATGGCAGCTGGCTCGATGCTGAATATGACGATCTGAATTTCAACCAGGCGGGCCTGCTTACCAATTCGACCAACACGGCACCCGGCGCGATCTGCACCAATGCGACCGCGACGCCGGGCAGCAGCGAATACGAGGGGCAGATCGTCGATTGCGCGCTCGGCCTCGATCTCAAGAATGCGCCCGAGTGGAAAGGCCTGCTTGGGTTCAATTACGAAATCCTGACCGGGCCGGGCGAAGTCTTCTTCGGGGCCGATCTTGCTTACGAAAGCGACAGCTTCGCGCTGGTTGCGAACCCGCCGGGATCGCTGGTGGAGCCGGGTTTCCGCGTGGATGCGCGGATCGGTTTCGAGGCCGACAATGAGCGCTGGCGCGTGACGCTGTGGGGCAAGAACCTGACAGATCGCGAATATTTCCGCGCCTCGACCAACACGAACGGCCTCGGCAATCAGGCCTATCCCGCCCCGCCGCTCACTTTCGGCGTGGATGTCGGCTTCCGCTTCGACTGA
- a CDS encoding nitrilase-related carbon-nitrogen hydrolase: MTMPDNYAAVAMQLTARSLEAMDGEQSRKAMLAHVGEVERRIRGASIFIAQYGGDPVKLAVLPEYLFTSYPGRISIPDFAAKVGWDADGPEYDALGAMAERLGMFIAGNAYERDTAFPDFYFQTSFLIAPSGETVLRYRRLLSMFAPSPHDVWEQYLDTYGLDGVFPVADTAIGRIGAIASEEILYPEIARVLAMRGAEVFVHSSSEIGSPLGTAKDIAKQARAFENMAYVVSANTAGIDDPLLPLASADGNSRVIDYRGKVMAQSLSGETFTAFANIEIAGLRKSRRTPAMVNSLARQRPALFAEAYAASAEAFHQANGMMQGGEPNVPDRDYFKRAQEAVIARLDKAGII; encoded by the coding sequence ATGACGATGCCCGACAATTACGCTGCGGTAGCGATGCAGCTGACCGCGCGTTCGCTGGAGGCGATGGATGGCGAGCAAAGCCGCAAGGCCATGCTTGCGCATGTCGGCGAAGTGGAAAGGCGCATCCGCGGCGCGTCGATCTTCATCGCTCAGTATGGCGGCGATCCGGTGAAGCTGGCCGTCCTGCCCGAATATCTCTTCACGTCCTATCCGGGCCGCATTTCCATTCCTGACTTTGCCGCCAAGGTCGGATGGGATGCGGACGGGCCAGAATACGATGCGCTGGGCGCGATGGCAGAGCGGCTCGGCATGTTCATTGCGGGCAACGCCTATGAGCGCGATACAGCTTTTCCCGATTTCTATTTCCAGACCAGCTTCCTGATTGCGCCGAGCGGGGAGACGGTGCTGCGCTACCGGCGACTGTTGTCCATGTTCGCGCCCAGCCCGCACGACGTGTGGGAGCAATATCTCGACACTTACGGCCTCGATGGCGTTTTCCCCGTTGCCGATACCGCGATCGGACGCATCGGCGCGATCGCGAGCGAGGAAATCCTGTATCCCGAAATTGCCCGCGTTCTCGCCATGCGCGGGGCCGAAGTTTTCGTGCATTCCTCCTCCGAAATCGGCTCCCCGCTCGGCACCGCAAAGGATATCGCCAAGCAGGCGCGGGCATTCGAGAATATGGCCTATGTCGTCTCCGCCAATACAGCCGGGATCGACGATCCCCTGCTGCCGCTCGCCAGCGCCGATGGAAACAGCCGGGTGATCGATTATCGCGGCAAGGTGATGGCGCAGTCGCTGTCCGGCGAAACCTTCACGGCATTCGCGAACATCGAGATCGCTGGGCTGCGCAAATCCCGGCGCACACCCGCCATGGTCAACTCGCTCGCTCGCCAGCGCCCCGCGCTTTTTGCCGAGGCCTATGCCGCCAGCGCAGAGGCCTTCCACCAGGCCAACGGTATGATGCAAGGCGGCGAGCCGAACGTGCCGGACCGGGACTATTTCAAGCGCGCGCAGGAGGCCGTGATCGCGCGCCTCGACAAGGCCGGGATCATTTGA
- a CDS encoding LysR family transcriptional regulator yields the protein MPKPDIRTAISRPTLDPQKLGHFLAVYETGTFSAAAQQNGVSQQAVSKSVARLEEALGVELFQRSSFGATPTRYAERLARRAQAILSESRMAAAELAAMRGSGSGYVRIGLGWSFLTAVGPEMLRRFKERHPDITLSIAGGDSRALYRRLIAGDVEMVASAPPVSLPVDPGIARQPLFVERDMITLRKGHPLLKGGDLPLDALSELTWCISMQLQQQWERVCEIFLSRGVAPPTNIVDLDSIMLVKSLILKSDSVGLLSPELFAQEHEKALYELVPDTPFTSERTAYLATRDGSELQSPTRLLRELFHRAWRARVPEADHLS from the coding sequence ATGCCCAAGCCAGACATCCGCACCGCCATCAGCCGCCCGACGCTCGATCCTCAGAAACTCGGCCACTTTCTTGCCGTCTATGAAACCGGCACATTTTCAGCGGCAGCGCAGCAGAACGGTGTCAGCCAGCAGGCAGTGTCGAAAAGCGTTGCGCGCCTGGAGGAAGCGCTCGGCGTCGAGCTTTTCCAGCGCTCCAGCTTTGGCGCCACGCCGACCAGATATGCCGAGCGGCTCGCTCGCCGCGCACAGGCCATTCTGTCGGAAAGCCGGATGGCGGCAGCGGAGCTTGCAGCCATGCGCGGCTCCGGTAGTGGATATGTCCGCATCGGCCTTGGGTGGTCGTTCCTGACGGCGGTCGGGCCAGAAATGCTGCGTCGTTTCAAGGAGCGTCATCCGGACATCACCCTGTCCATCGCGGGCGGGGACTCCCGCGCACTCTACCGCCGCCTGATCGCCGGCGATGTCGAGATGGTCGCTAGCGCGCCACCCGTCAGCCTGCCGGTCGATCCCGGCATCGCCCGTCAGCCGCTCTTTGTCGAGCGGGACATGATAACGCTGCGCAAGGGCCACCCGCTGCTGAAAGGTGGCGACCTTCCACTCGACGCGCTGTCCGAATTGACCTGGTGCATCTCCATGCAATTGCAGCAGCAATGGGAAAGGGTGTGCGAAATCTTTCTGTCGCGGGGCGTCGCTCCGCCGACCAATATCGTCGATCTCGATTCGATCATGCTGGTGAAGTCGCTCATCCTGAAAAGCGACAGCGTCGGTCTGCTATCGCCGGAACTCTTCGCGCAGGAACACGAAAAGGCGCTGTACGAATTGGTGCCCGATACTCCCTTCACGAGCGAGCGGACTGCCTACCTTGCAACGCGTGACGGCAGCGAACTGCAAAGCCCGACCAGATTACTGCGCGAACTGTTTCACCGCGCCTGGCGTGCACGTGTCCCTGAAGCCGATCACTTGAGCTGA
- a CDS encoding MFS transporter, with protein MTTATQQRGEFSLGWKVLLVSVLGVAFGASPIPFNVIGFTVEPLMDEFGWSRTQILIPITIFGVIASLLAPAFGWMADRYGVRRVALFSLLVFGLAFAAIALTPTSDAASTLYIYYGLWVVVGLVGIGSTPVTWSRAVNMWFFRRKGLALGILLMGTSIAAMIVPQVASWAIANYGWRAMFAIVAGFPLLIALPLGFLFFREPTPDERPAEMKVDGGRLTGVDLKTALKDYRFWLIWFSILTIAFAFGGAFINMVPILGDHGIDSATAADVMTILGLGILSGRIITGLLLDKFWAGFVAFPLLCLPAISSYLLLGTDSSFLPAAIAGFLLGFAAGAESDLIAYLASRYFGMLHYGKIYGMLYMPFGLASAASPIVYAYVRDSYGSYNPILTIAIFMYVIGGGLLLFLGRYPDSFPVPDEAEPTRAAVGAA; from the coding sequence ATGACCACCGCCACACAGCAGCGCGGCGAATTCAGCCTTGGCTGGAAAGTGCTGCTTGTTTCCGTGCTCGGCGTGGCTTTCGGAGCCTCGCCCATCCCATTCAACGTGATCGGCTTCACGGTTGAGCCGCTGATGGACGAATTCGGCTGGTCGCGAACGCAGATCCTGATCCCGATCACCATTTTCGGCGTTATCGCCTCGCTTCTCGCCCCCGCCTTCGGCTGGATGGCGGACCGCTATGGCGTACGCCGCGTTGCGCTATTCTCATTGCTGGTCTTTGGACTGGCCTTTGCCGCGATCGCCCTCACCCCGACGAGCGACGCTGCATCGACACTCTATATCTATTACGGGCTGTGGGTCGTGGTCGGTCTGGTCGGCATCGGCTCGACCCCGGTAACCTGGAGCCGCGCGGTCAATATGTGGTTCTTCCGCCGCAAGGGCCTGGCGCTGGGCATACTGCTCATGGGCACCAGCATTGCAGCGATGATCGTCCCGCAGGTCGCATCCTGGGCGATCGCCAATTACGGATGGCGCGCCATGTTCGCCATCGTTGCGGGCTTCCCGCTGCTGATCGCCCTTCCGCTGGGCTTCCTGTTCTTTCGCGAGCCGACGCCCGACGAGCGCCCGGCGGAAATGAAAGTGGATGGAGGCCGCCTTACCGGCGTCGATCTGAAGACGGCTCTGAAAGACTATCGATTTTGGCTGATATGGTTCTCCATCCTCACCATCGCCTTCGCTTTTGGCGGTGCATTCATCAATATGGTGCCGATCCTGGGCGATCACGGCATCGATAGCGCCACGGCCGCGGATGTGATGACAATCCTCGGCCTCGGGATACTTTCAGGCCGGATCATCACGGGCCTGCTGCTCGACAAGTTCTGGGCGGGCTTTGTTGCCTTTCCCCTGCTCTGCCTTCCCGCGATTTCCAGCTATCTGTTGCTCGGCACGGACAGCTCTTTCCTTCCTGCCGCGATCGCGGGGTTCCTGCTCGGCTTCGCGGCAGGGGCGGAAAGCGATCTCATCGCATATCTTGCCAGCCGCTATTTCGGGATGCTGCATTACGGCAAGATCTACGGCATGCTCTATATGCCTTTCGGCCTCGCCAGCGCCGCGTCGCCCATCGTCTACGCCTATGTGCGCGACAGTTACGGCAGCTACAATCCCATCCTCACCATCGCGATTTTCATGTATGTGATAGGCGGCGGTCTCCTCCTCTTCCTCGGGCGCTATCCGGATAGCTTTCCGGTGCCGGACGAGGCCGAGCCGACCCGCGCAGCAGTAGGAGCCGCATGA
- a CDS encoding VOC family protein has translation MSASASTEPVRPPTLPGRSLLGVAIGLFLSATPVSAQQENAADFGVEPWTDAVVSVADFHAVSVLFREAGDWRLVQSGEVDRGELDYWQLDGQVTARFERWCAPEADTGCLRLVRFAGTEQKPIRPAARAWDTGGIYSMMVRSDDIPALYEQALDLGWWAESPPIRFQFGTSDLRNVVLQGPHGINIAVYERVSPDFTAFPVGAISQGFNSMRMVRNREAARAFYTETLGFDILFDATSEPEQPAFSNFGIPFNLTPDVVRSATALHPVPGETGRIEVMQIMGFTGRDHAERASPPNLGHLSVRYPVRDMDGYRAFLAANGAEVAFAAPDVDVAGIGRVDIVAIRDSDGSLTEFYEIPAGEITR, from the coding sequence ATGTCGGCTTCCGCTTCGACTGAGCCGGTGCGCCCACCCACTCTCCCTGGCCGATCGCTGCTTGGCGTAGCGATCGGTCTTTTTCTGTCGGCCACCCCGGTCTCCGCACAGCAGGAAAATGCCGCCGATTTCGGTGTCGAACCGTGGACCGATGCCGTGGTGTCGGTCGCCGATTTTCACGCCGTCAGTGTGCTCTTTCGCGAAGCAGGCGACTGGCGGCTTGTCCAATCGGGCGAAGTGGACCGCGGCGAGCTCGACTACTGGCAATTGGACGGACAGGTCACCGCGCGGTTCGAGCGCTGGTGCGCACCTGAAGCCGACACGGGATGCCTCCGCCTGGTCAGGTTCGCGGGCACCGAGCAGAAACCCATCCGGCCCGCCGCACGCGCATGGGACACTGGCGGCATCTATTCGATGATGGTGCGCAGCGACGATATCCCCGCACTCTACGAACAGGCTCTCGATCTCGGCTGGTGGGCGGAAAGTCCGCCGATCCGCTTTCAGTTCGGCACATCGGACCTGCGCAACGTCGTGCTGCAGGGTCCGCACGGCATCAACATCGCCGTTTACGAGCGGGTAAGCCCGGACTTCACGGCTTTTCCCGTCGGTGCAATCAGTCAGGGGTTCAATTCCATGCGCATGGTGCGCAACCGTGAGGCGGCCAGGGCGTTCTACACGGAGACCCTTGGTTTCGACATTTTGTTCGACGCGACGAGCGAACCCGAACAGCCGGCCTTTTCGAATTTCGGAATTCCCTTCAACCTCACGCCGGACGTGGTCCGTTCCGCCACGGCACTCCATCCGGTGCCTGGCGAGACGGGACGGATCGAAGTCATGCAGATCATGGGCTTCACCGGCCGCGATCACGCGGAGCGGGCCAGCCCGCCCAATCTCGGACACCTTTCAGTGCGATATCCCGTCCGCGACATGGACGGCTATCGCGCTTTCCTGGCCGCAAACGGCGCCGAAGTGGCCTTTGCCGCACCAGATGTGGACGTTGCCGGTATCGGCCGCGTCGACATCGTTGCCATTCGCGATTCCGACGGCAGCCTGACTGAATTCTACGAAATCCCAGCGGGAGAGATTACGCGATGA
- a CDS encoding TonB-dependent receptor encodes MRNSLRTLLLAATVLSPGTALAQSEDVALQDPGATEGIPEIVVTARKVEESVNDAPAAITAFSGETLQDRGLIDINDIGAQTPGLSFSQAFGRDTDRPVIRGLGNVLAGVQFGVESGVAIFIDGALFRGDVQSLNFDALERVEIVKGSQSALYGRNTYSGAINFITRTPGDEFAGTIRARAAEFDEYMVSASVEFPIIEDGLSARVDGRYYEYGGQYRNSLTDRLVGQEESTNVALTLYATPGDNLQWRTRIAYEEQDDGTPALFLQGAGENNCSPGFRSANYRGSSFAFPFWPVTRASDNENQYFCGVIEPGTIALNNDPVPTPFRTSPFAPFTDTVIDGTAIDGYYKSRWFGSTGLDVELNDDGWLLQAIGAYRNEFSRTGTDSDHSDALVYFILNPLFGPAGGVPNPDVDNPAFANTNARRIEDLSADIRLLSPTDRRIRGLVGAYFYDFSLRNREVTFGTGPDGAVFGGDGTYEETIRNYSAYARIEGDITDTLTLGVEGRYLSEEKTRAEFDDRPIDFFSSGTITDFVPRVTLDWQPVPETLVYAIYTEGNKPGGTNGSAGADIGREAYKSETLRGGEIGFKQTLLDGRMQFNAAAFYNEIDNVQLTTALPVGGGALTSVATNQGNAEVLGFEAEITARPVQPLTLSAGVAYTDATFTEGCDDFQYVLNSGGLVISDASNPTAEEAPLCSIAGNRLPLGSPWQANGAMDFRTGFGSGTNEVFANLNGSYEASKFVQVHNLAETGDTFLLNARAGVQLGPIELAVFGRNLTDEDTIPLATRWFDLRYGIGVTGVPGEFVSPANGGTAAPGDPLADRSFPRAFFGALRKGRTFGVEASFRF; translated from the coding sequence ATGCGTAATTCGTTGCGGACGTTGTTGCTGGCGGCCACGGTCCTTTCGCCGGGCACCGCCCTGGCGCAGAGCGAGGATGTCGCGCTGCAGGATCCGGGCGCGACCGAAGGCATTCCCGAGATCGTCGTCACGGCTCGCAAGGTCGAGGAATCGGTCAACGACGCTCCCGCCGCGATCACCGCCTTTTCCGGCGAGACGCTTCAGGATCGCGGCCTGATCGACATCAACGATATCGGTGCGCAGACCCCGGGGCTTTCCTTCAGCCAGGCTTTCGGACGCGATACGGACCGTCCGGTCATTCGCGGTCTCGGCAACGTCCTTGCGGGCGTGCAGTTCGGCGTCGAGTCAGGCGTTGCGATCTTCATCGACGGTGCGCTGTTCCGCGGCGATGTGCAGTCCCTCAATTTCGACGCGCTGGAGCGTGTGGAGATCGTGAAGGGGTCGCAATCCGCTCTGTACGGACGCAACACCTATTCCGGCGCTATCAATTTCATCACCCGCACTCCGGGCGACGAATTCGCCGGCACCATCCGCGCACGGGCCGCCGAGTTCGACGAATATATGGTGTCCGCCAGCGTCGAGTTTCCGATCATCGAGGATGGGCTCTCCGCCCGCGTCGACGGCCGGTATTACGAATATGGTGGACAGTATCGCAATTCGTTGACGGACCGTCTGGTCGGCCAGGAGGAAAGCACCAACGTTGCGCTGACGCTTTATGCAACGCCGGGCGACAACCTGCAGTGGCGCACACGAATTGCTTATGAAGAGCAGGATGACGGCACGCCCGCCCTGTTCCTGCAGGGTGCCGGTGAAAACAACTGCAGCCCAGGCTTTCGCAGCGCCAATTACCGCGGCTCCAGTTTCGCTTTCCCGTTCTGGCCAGTGACGCGGGCAAGCGACAATGAGAACCAGTACTTCTGCGGCGTGATCGAACCCGGCACGATCGCGCTCAACAACGACCCGGTGCCGACGCCATTCCGCACATCGCCTTTCGCGCCATTTACCGACACGGTGATCGACGGCACGGCGATCGACGGATATTACAAGAGCCGCTGGTTCGGTTCCACCGGGCTTGATGTCGAGCTCAACGACGATGGCTGGCTGCTGCAGGCCATCGGTGCCTATCGCAATGAGTTCTCGCGGACGGGCACGGACTCCGATCACTCCGATGCGCTCGTATATTTCATCCTCAATCCGCTTTTCGGCCCGGCGGGCGGGGTTCCAAATCCGGATGTCGACAACCCTGCCTTTGCAAATACCAATGCCCGCCGCATCGAGGATCTGAGCGCGGATATCCGGCTGCTTTCCCCGACGGACAGGCGCATTCGCGGTCTGGTGGGTGCGTATTTCTACGATTTCAGCCTCCGCAATCGCGAAGTCACTTTCGGCACCGGCCCCGATGGTGCGGTTTTCGGCGGGGACGGCACTTATGAAGAAACGATCCGCAACTATTCGGCATACGCCCGGATCGAGGGCGACATCACCGATACGCTCACACTGGGCGTGGAGGGGCGGTATCTTTCAGAAGAGAAGACCCGCGCCGAATTCGACGATCGCCCGATCGATTTCTTCTCCAGCGGGACGATTACGGATTTCGTGCCGCGCGTCACGCTCGACTGGCAGCCCGTACCCGAAACGCTCGTCTATGCGATCTACACCGAGGGCAACAAACCTGGCGGAACGAATGGCTCTGCCGGCGCGGATATTGGACGCGAAGCCTATAAGTCCGAGACCCTGCGCGGCGGCGAGATCGGCTTCAAGCAGACGCTGCTTGACGGCCGGATGCAGTTCAACGCCGCGGCCTTCTATAACGAGATCGATAATGTGCAGCTGACGACAGCCCTGCCGGTCGGTGGCGGCGCGCTGACTTCGGTCGCAACCAATCAGGGTAATGCCGAAGTTCTTGGTTTCGAAGCGGAGATCACCGCTCGCCCGGTCCAGCCGCTCACGCTTAGCGCCGGTGTCGCCTATACCGATGCGACCTTCACCGAAGGATGCGACGATTTCCAGTATGTGCTCAATTCAGGCGGCCTCGTGATCTCCGACGCCTCGAACCCGACGGCAGAGGAAGCGCCGCTGTGTTCGATCGCAGGCAATCGCCTGCCGCTCGGTTCACCCTGGCAGGCGAATGGCGCGATGGATTTCCGCACCGGTTTCGGTTCGGGCACGAACGAGGTGTTCGCCAATCTCAATGGCAGTTACGAGGCAAGCAAGTTCGTGCAGGTGCATAATCTGGCCGAAACGGGCGACACCTTCCTCCTGAACGCTCGCGCTGGCGTGCAGCTCGGTCCGATCGAGCTTGCCGTGTTCGGTCGCAACCTGACAGATGAGGACACGATCCCGCTAGCCACCCGGTGGTTCGATCTGCGTTATGGCATCGGCGTCACCGGTGTTCCGGGTGAGTTTGTGTCACCGGCCAATGGCGGCACAGCGGCGCCGGGCGATCCACTAGCCGATCGCTCCTTCCCGCGCGCTTTCTTCGGTGCATTGCGGAAGGGCCGCACTTTCGGGGTGGAAGCGAGCTTCCGTTTCTGA